One genomic region from Lysobacterales bacterium encodes:
- a CDS encoding PAS domain-containing protein — protein MRSRGAAFSKLGACCAEDALDTAQPLTRLPAALAATSGALAILVAAGAGALGLWSAAVTAAWAALACIALLWPLPRVRGLMAAQAWAIGGAGLLILLWRHIDSGAWSQPFALLVGAALAAAVGLSRPPSPARQSLLSLSGGAVLLLGGLDALGVLGGRSASGSLGAFPLLLACASIGLSSALLRRGLPHAPGLREGARLATAFALAAAVVDTCGRLPHLNLDLLPPVVAGAAALCLVAVAGRRERLVGGVLLGLAALALTTAASWLAPVLGQAVLSPPLPLSAAMPLGLACVGLFCLQRRQRRLGWRTMAWASGLLLILIAALGMLGFLLETDRLNPWGEAQAPGPLASLGQFGLGLALVLLSDIGRDAQRPLAAWLPATLGTMTVLLGVVGWRAVLPDNTLRIERATAAVADLVQSQLQQRLDQFSRSLRLAAVLGEDSRDVLAEIDPAVIAVADARGSGWKLRDPALAPQLDRQESRLRAFFLRLQEERPVEASPLLGVGRPAWMIVSAAGGVPGERLRLLVDVERLTAPTLQFEPAQFALALAQDEQTILGSPDALPPSGGLQRSFSGLGEGWTLHVAPQPGLVQLMGSRLPSLVLVMGLLLGGSLAAALRLALVAQQRARNAESIARGLEREVAARQATETALDRSLDEIGLILSSISDGFLFLDRDLRVSFANLQAARMLSGEGELPPNASLAGLWPDLANEGRLVELARALGQTAETRFEAFNPQARTWLEVRAFAHPNGLAVLLRDIGDQRQRAEELATSEAALRGAQRLARVGSWRYDLFRDSWLWSDELYRILGLVPGQLPPSRDLLLQHVPAVQRAALSAAFDALLSEGRELLNEHRVQRSDAGWVDALSLARAERDAGGRIRAISGTLQDISAQKRQAHELQAALARSERQARQLQALHQVSLLASQKLGDPDLVPVLLTEVRRAFDAGVALLVEAPGGSFDDGREALMDLRPGFAWPRAMDSSTLAFLRQLAGTGARRLSKVELLAHSAYGELSLAALDLPLAGLLSVPLRAPGGHAGGQLLLSCPSEGEFGQDELEVLDQFGQILALARDWSDLIEALQSTRADLQQQLDALSRNRTLLAGAERVAGLGTWELHFLGGQIVDFEASEVARRILGMEDGPLALDLANERVHPEDRPRLREMFLAAKHGAQVFEIDYRVHHPDGRELWVHTQAEIARDAEGRPVYLLGTMQDVTRQREQQRREQEKIELLRGIAAGAPLEQSLNGLVRHLESAHAVRVAVAYGLDLNRGARGIAAPSLGEEFQRVMRGLSGVPGVAPSRLAAERGERIIVADVLAEPAFHQVHAACRNEGIRCIVATPVQGTDARVSGVLTCYLDHADGPSHELLQAIDSAVSVAAIALKTAAARRHIEDSRQRLRSLFTLVPDAVFALDPSGRIEDCNAAAEASSGRPRDSLLGQALTDIVSREARDLFEQRIGLAARGSIQRFELQGADMQGLRVDTVNTTLPIEVDGSTVGVFLIRTDVSEARRAQAALQAALADLESRNQELQDFAFVASHDLQEPLRKVQAFGDRLRLHLAERLDERSADYIQRMRSAAARMQTLINDLLAYSRVSRNAHQPQRVALSRVLAEVLADLESRIEASGAVVEAGLLPEVEADPTQMRQLLQNLLGNALKFAAPGRAPRVRVSASQREGRVCLLVEDNGIGFDNKYQDRIFAPFQRLHGRSEYEGSGIGLAIVRKIVERHGGQIHADGRPGEGARFALDLPASTALSSARDVCEDSA, from the coding sequence ATGCGTTCGCGGGGGGCTGCGTTCAGTAAGCTTGGAGCCTGCTGCGCGGAGGACGCCCTGGACACCGCCCAACCACTGACTCGCCTGCCGGCGGCGCTGGCCGCAACGAGCGGCGCACTCGCGATCCTCGTCGCTGCGGGCGCGGGTGCCTTGGGCCTGTGGAGTGCAGCGGTTACCGCCGCCTGGGCGGCCCTGGCCTGTATCGCCCTGCTATGGCCGCTGCCGCGGGTGCGCGGCCTGATGGCAGCCCAGGCCTGGGCCATCGGCGGCGCAGGTCTGCTGATCCTGCTCTGGCGCCACATCGACAGCGGCGCCTGGTCACAGCCCTTTGCTCTGCTGGTGGGTGCCGCCCTGGCCGCCGCTGTCGGGCTGAGCCGTCCGCCGAGTCCCGCACGCCAGAGTCTGCTCAGCCTGAGCGGAGGCGCCGTGCTGCTGCTCGGCGGGCTTGACGCCCTGGGCGTACTGGGCGGACGCAGCGCAAGTGGCTCGCTCGGCGCCTTTCCGCTGCTGCTGGCCTGCGCTTCGATCGGTCTCAGCTCGGCCCTGCTGCGCCGGGGCCTGCCGCATGCGCCCGGCCTGCGCGAGGGCGCGCGACTGGCCACCGCCTTCGCGCTGGCCGCCGCCGTCGTCGACACCTGTGGGCGTCTGCCGCACCTCAACCTGGACCTGTTGCCGCCCGTCGTCGCCGGCGCTGCCGCCCTGTGCCTGGTGGCCGTCGCAGGTCGACGCGAGCGACTCGTAGGCGGTGTTCTGCTGGGTTTGGCCGCGCTGGCGCTGACGACGGCCGCGAGCTGGCTTGCGCCCGTGCTGGGGCAGGCCGTGCTGAGCCCACCCCTGCCCCTGAGCGCTGCGATGCCGCTGGGCTTGGCCTGCGTCGGACTGTTCTGCCTGCAGCGCCGCCAGCGTCGACTCGGCTGGCGCACCATGGCGTGGGCCAGCGGCCTGCTGCTGATCCTGATCGCCGCACTGGGCATGCTCGGCTTCCTGCTGGAAACCGACCGTCTGAACCCCTGGGGCGAGGCGCAGGCGCCGGGGCCGCTCGCTTCGCTGGGCCAGTTCGGTCTGGGCCTCGCCCTGGTCCTGCTTTCGGATATCGGCCGCGATGCGCAGCGGCCGCTCGCCGCGTGGCTGCCGGCGACGCTCGGCACCATGACGGTGCTGCTCGGCGTGGTCGGCTGGCGCGCCGTGCTGCCGGACAACACCCTGCGCATCGAGCGCGCCACCGCTGCGGTGGCGGATCTCGTCCAGAGCCAGCTCCAGCAGCGTCTCGACCAGTTCAGCCGCAGCCTGCGGCTCGCTGCCGTGCTGGGCGAAGACTCGCGTGACGTCCTCGCCGAAATCGATCCGGCGGTGATCGCGGTCGCCGACGCTCGGGGCAGCGGCTGGAAACTGCGCGATCCCGCACTGGCGCCCCAGCTCGACCGCCAGGAGAGCCGGCTGCGCGCCTTCTTCCTGCGGCTGCAGGAAGAACGCCCCGTCGAAGCCTCACCGCTGCTGGGCGTGGGCCGACCGGCCTGGATGATCGTCTCCGCCGCCGGCGGCGTACCCGGTGAGCGACTGCGCCTGCTGGTCGACGTTGAACGCCTCACCGCGCCCACCCTGCAGTTCGAGCCAGCGCAGTTCGCACTGGCGCTCGCGCAGGACGAGCAGACCATTCTCGGCAGCCCGGACGCGCTCCCGCCCAGCGGCGGCTTGCAACGCAGCTTCAGCGGCCTGGGCGAGGGCTGGACGCTGCACGTGGCGCCGCAGCCCGGCCTGGTGCAGCTGATGGGGTCGCGCCTGCCCTCGCTGGTGCTGGTCATGGGGCTGCTGCTGGGCGGCAGCCTGGCGGCCGCGCTTCGTCTGGCCCTGGTCGCCCAGCAGCGCGCGCGCAACGCCGAATCGATCGCCCGCGGCCTGGAGCGCGAGGTCGCGGCGCGCCAGGCGACTGAAACCGCGCTCGACCGCTCACTGGACGAGATCGGCCTGATCCTGTCCAGCATCAGCGACGGCTTCCTGTTTCTCGATCGCGATCTGCGGGTGTCCTTCGCCAACCTGCAGGCGGCGCGCATGCTGTCGGGCGAGGGCGAGCTGCCGCCCAATGCCAGCCTCGCGGGCCTGTGGCCGGATCTGGCCAACGAAGGCCGCCTGGTCGAGCTGGCACGGGCACTCGGCCAGACCGCGGAGACCCGCTTCGAGGCCTTCAATCCGCAGGCTCGGACCTGGCTTGAGGTGCGCGCCTTCGCCCATCCCAACGGGCTGGCGGTGCTGCTTCGCGACATCGGCGATCAGCGCCAGCGCGCCGAGGAGCTGGCCACCAGCGAAGCCGCCCTGCGCGGCGCGCAGCGGCTGGCCCGCGTGGGCAGCTGGCGCTACGACCTGTTCCGCGACAGCTGGCTGTGGAGCGACGAGCTGTATCGCATCCTCGGCCTGGTGCCCGGCCAGCTGCCGCCTTCGCGCGATCTGCTGCTGCAGCACGTGCCGGCAGTGCAGCGGGCGGCGCTGTCAGCCGCCTTCGACGCCCTGCTCAGCGAAGGCCGCGAACTGCTCAACGAGCACCGCGTGCAGCGCAGCGACGCCGGTTGGGTCGATGCACTGAGTCTGGCGCGCGCGGAGCGCGATGCCGGCGGACGCATCCGCGCCATCTCGGGGACGCTGCAGGACATCAGCGCACAGAAGCGCCAGGCGCATGAGCTGCAGGCCGCGCTGGCCCGCTCCGAGCGCCAGGCGCGCCAGCTGCAGGCCTTGCACCAGGTCTCGCTACTGGCCAGCCAGAAACTCGGCGACCCGGACCTGGTGCCGGTGCTGCTGACCGAGGTCCGCCGCGCGTTCGATGCCGGTGTCGCGCTGCTGGTCGAGGCCCCCGGCGGCAGCTTCGATGACGGCCGCGAAGCGCTGATGGACCTGCGCCCGGGATTCGCCTGGCCGCGCGCGATGGACTCGTCGACGCTGGCCTTCCTGCGTCAGCTCGCGGGCACCGGCGCGCGCCGCCTCAGCAAGGTCGAACTTCTGGCGCACTCGGCCTACGGCGAGTTGAGCCTGGCAGCGCTGGATCTGCCTCTGGCCGGGCTGCTCAGCGTGCCGCTGCGCGCGCCCGGAGGGCATGCCGGAGGCCAGCTGCTGCTGTCCTGTCCGTCGGAGGGTGAATTCGGCCAGGACGAACTGGAGGTGCTGGACCAGTTCGGCCAGATTCTCGCGTTGGCCCGCGACTGGTCGGACCTGATCGAAGCCCTGCAGTCCACCCGCGCCGACCTGCAGCAGCAGCTCGATGCCCTCTCCCGCAACCGCACCCTGCTGGCGGGCGCCGAGCGGGTGGCCGGGCTGGGCACCTGGGAGCTGCACTTCCTCGGCGGCCAGATCGTCGACTTCGAGGCCTCCGAGGTCGCCCGGCGCATCCTCGGCATGGAGGACGGGCCGCTGGCGCTCGATCTCGCCAACGAGCGCGTCCATCCCGAGGATCGGCCGCGGCTGCGCGAAATGTTTCTGGCCGCAAAGCACGGCGCGCAGGTGTTCGAGATCGACTACCGGGTGCACCATCCGGACGGCCGCGAGCTGTGGGTGCACACCCAGGCCGAGATCGCCCGAGATGCGGAGGGACGGCCGGTTTACCTGCTCGGGACCATGCAGGACGTCACCCGCCAGCGCGAACAGCAGCGCCGCGAGCAGGAGAAGATCGAGCTGCTGCGCGGTATCGCTGCCGGCGCTCCGCTCGAACAGAGCCTCAATGGCCTCGTCCGCCACCTCGAGAGCGCCCATGCGGTGCGCGTTGCGGTCGCCTATGGGCTGGATCTCAACCGGGGCGCCCGCGGCATTGCAGCGCCCTCGCTGGGCGAGGAGTTCCAGCGCGTGATGCGCGGCCTGAGCGGCGTTCCCGGCGTCGCACCCAGCCGGCTCGCCGCCGAGCGCGGGGAGCGGATCATCGTCGCCGATGTGCTGGCCGAGCCCGCCTTTCACCAGGTTCACGCCGCCTGCCGCAATGAGGGCATCCGCTGCATCGTCGCCACTCCGGTCCAGGGCACAGACGCGCGCGTCAGCGGCGTGCTGACCTGCTATCTGGATCACGCCGACGGCCCTTCGCACGAGCTGCTGCAGGCGATCGACTCGGCGGTCTCCGTGGCGGCGATCGCGCTCAAGACCGCCGCCGCCCGGCGCCACATCGAGGACAGCCGCCAGCGCCTGCGCTCGCTGTTCACCCTGGTGCCCGATGCGGTGTTCGCACTCGACCCGAGCGGTCGCATCGAGGACTGCAACGCCGCCGCCGAGGCGAGCAGCGGCCGGCCTCGCGACAGTCTGCTGGGCCAGGCGCTCACCGACATCGTCAGCCGCGAGGCCCGCGATCTGTTCGAGCAGCGCATCGGTCTGGCCGCACGCGGCAGCATCCAGCGCTTCGAGCTGCAGGGGGCGGACATGCAGGGCCTTCGCGTCGACACGGTCAACACGACCCTGCCCATCGAAGTCGACGGCAGCACGGTCGGCGTCTTCCTGATCCGCACCGACGTCAGCGAAGCGCGTCGCGCCCAGGCCGCCCTGCAGGCCGCACTCGCCGATCTGGAGTCGCGCAATCAGGAGCTGCAGGACTTCGCCTTCGTCGCCTCGCACGATCTGCAGGAGCCCCTGCGCAAAGTCCAGGCCTTTGGCGATCGGCTGCGACTGCATCTGGCCGAGCGCCTGGATGAGCGCTCAGCCGACTACATCCAGCGCATGCGCTCGGCGGCTGCGCGCATGCAGACCCTGATCAACGATCTGCTGGCCTACTCGCGGGTCTCCCGCAATGCCCACCAGCCGCAGCGCGTGGCGCTGTCGCGCGTGCTGGCGGAAGTGCTTGCCGATCTTGAGAGCCGCATCGAAGCGAGTGGAGCGGTCGTCGAAGCGGGACTGCTGCCGGAGGTCGAGGCCGATCCGACGCAGATGCGCCAGCTGCTGCAAAACCTGCTCGGCAATGCGCTGAAGTTCGCCGCCCCCGGCCGCGCGCCGCGGGTGCGGGTGTCCGCCAGTCAGCGCGAAGGCCGCGTTTGTCTGCTCGTCGAGGACAACGGCATCGGCTTCGACAACAAGTATCAGGACCGCATCTTCGCGCCCTTCCAGCGCCTTCACGGGCGCAGCGAGTACGAAGGCTCGGGCATCGGCTTGGCTATCGTGCGCAAGATCGTCGAGCGCCACGGCGGCCAGATCCACGCCGACGGTCGCCCCGGCGAGGGCGCTCGCTTCGCGCTCGACCTGCCGGCTTCCACTGCTCTTTCCAGCGCGCGCGACGTCTGCGAGGATTCGGCCTGA
- a CDS encoding response regulator has translation MSIPDTLPCWILVAEDDGDDQRLLADAFEQCGIRCRLDFHGDGESLLKALSDCTPASPPRLILLDLNMPRMDGRETLQRLRADPVLAQVPVVVMSTSAAEDDCSRARRAGCDAYFVKPAEYGALLDMVGLIARRWLQLPSPAGGDVR, from the coding sequence ATGTCCATTCCTGACACCCTGCCCTGCTGGATCCTGGTCGCCGAAGACGATGGCGACGACCAGCGCCTGTTGGCGGACGCCTTCGAGCAGTGCGGCATCCGCTGCCGGCTCGATTTTCATGGCGATGGCGAAAGCCTGCTCAAGGCGCTCAGCGACTGCACGCCGGCCTCGCCGCCGCGGCTCATCCTGCTCGACCTCAACATGCCGCGTATGGATGGACGCGAGACCCTGCAGCGGCTGCGCGCTGACCCCGTGCTGGCGCAGGTGCCGGTGGTGGTCATGTCGACCTCGGCCGCCGAAGACGATTGCAGCCGCGCTCGCCGCGCCGGCTGCGACGCCTATTTCGTGAAACCCGCCGAGTACGGCGCCTTGCTCGACATGGTCGGCTTGATCGCCCGGCGCTGGCTGCAGCTGCCGTCACCGGCGGGAGGGGACGTCCGATGA
- a CDS encoding EAL domain-containing protein translates to MAREVPHIRVLLIDDDEDDVYLTRALFEEVVDFRAEVVAAGSLDQGFRLLGESDFDICLVDYRIGPDSGIAFIEQVARSDSRVPVILLTGQGSREVDLRAMEAGAADYLVKGGLDAERLGRAVRYTLDRAEDVRLIEASEARYRLLFESNPMPMWVCDNETLRFLAVNEATVEHYGYSREEFARMDSTHLRPAEDVPAFLAGVRASLPGPYRRGPVRHIRRDGSVIWVEITAHDIRFEERPARLVLINDVTAKRAAEAEARLLARAFESSKSGMLIADARGPDLPTVYVNPAFVRMSGYEASEILGRNCRFMQGEDRDQESLRTLRETLGKQGECEVVLRNYRRDGSLFWNQLTLAPVRDADGQVTHYIGVSTDLTDRRRHEAELAYLARHDQVTGLPRFIDPDDALRPLFEEAAAADEQVALWCIDIDRFQSVNESVGYRGGDEVLRLLASRIRYVTGAAGKLWRLTSDEFVLSLRFRRGECEPLAIAEQIRETLEVPVPVAGSQLFLSGTIGVAVHPDNARDPVELFQCSESAMYRSKRSGRNSVLASSASHAEELRERLALGSRLKSAIAANEFVLYFQPQVNGSDGRITGMEALVRWRTADRGLIEPMRFIQVAEELGSIVDLGRWVLHEACRQGRRWLDLGHTELRIGVNVSALQLHRMSFVDEVREALERSGLPAHMLELETTEAAIVENLARSLDVLSRLKALGVQLALDDFGLGYSCLSQLKRFPVDRLKIDQSFVRDVALAGSEAAIARAITAMGHELHLKVIAEGVETEAQFGYLLRNHCDEFQGFLFSPPLPADEATTLLAKRYVAPMVMSLARPERGLLLVDDEENVLRALVRVLRRDGYVIHTATNATEGFELLAKNRVQVIVSDQRMPGISGTQFLSRVKEMYPDTMRIVLSGYTDLATLTDAINRGAIYKFLTKPWDDEDLREQVRDAYRQYDERAARESVG, encoded by the coding sequence ATGGCGCGCGAAGTCCCGCACATTCGCGTGCTGCTGATCGACGACGACGAGGACGATGTCTACCTCACCCGGGCGCTGTTCGAGGAGGTCGTCGACTTCCGCGCCGAGGTGGTGGCCGCAGGCAGCCTTGACCAGGGGTTCCGTCTGCTCGGCGAGTCGGACTTCGACATCTGCCTGGTCGACTACCGCATCGGCCCGGACAGCGGTATTGCTTTCATCGAGCAGGTGGCCCGCTCGGACTCGCGGGTGCCCGTCATTCTGCTGACCGGCCAGGGCAGCCGCGAGGTCGATCTGCGCGCGATGGAGGCCGGCGCAGCCGACTACCTGGTCAAGGGTGGGCTGGACGCGGAACGGCTCGGACGGGCCGTGCGCTACACCCTCGATCGCGCCGAAGACGTGCGTCTCATCGAAGCCAGCGAGGCGCGCTATCGCCTGCTGTTCGAATCCAATCCGATGCCGATGTGGGTCTGCGACAACGAGACCCTGCGCTTCCTGGCCGTCAACGAAGCGACCGTGGAGCACTACGGTTACTCGCGCGAGGAGTTCGCGCGGATGGACTCCACCCATCTGCGCCCCGCCGAGGACGTGCCGGCCTTTCTGGCGGGCGTGCGCGCCAGCCTGCCCGGCCCCTACCGGCGCGGACCGGTGCGCCACATCCGACGCGACGGCAGCGTCATCTGGGTCGAGATCACGGCGCACGACATCCGCTTCGAAGAGCGCCCGGCGCGCCTGGTGCTGATCAACGATGTGACCGCCAAGCGCGCGGCCGAAGCCGAGGCCCGGCTGCTGGCGCGCGCGTTCGAATCGAGCAAGAGCGGCATGCTGATCGCCGACGCCCGCGGCCCGGACCTGCCGACGGTGTACGTCAATCCGGCGTTCGTGCGCATGAGCGGCTACGAGGCCAGCGAGATCCTCGGCCGCAACTGCCGCTTCATGCAGGGCGAGGACCGCGATCAGGAATCCTTGCGCACCCTGCGCGAGACCTTGGGCAAACAGGGCGAATGCGAAGTCGTGCTGCGCAACTACCGCCGCGACGGCAGCCTGTTCTGGAACCAGCTCACGCTGGCGCCAGTGCGCGATGCGGATGGGCAGGTGACCCACTACATCGGCGTGTCCACCGACCTCACCGACCGCCGTCGCCACGAGGCCGAGCTGGCCTATCTCGCCCGCCACGACCAGGTCACCGGGCTGCCGCGCTTCATTGATCCGGACGACGCCTTGCGGCCCCTGTTCGAGGAAGCCGCCGCAGCCGACGAGCAGGTCGCGCTCTGGTGCATCGACATCGACCGTTTCCAGTCCGTCAACGAGAGCGTCGGCTACCGGGGCGGCGATGAAGTCCTGAGGCTGCTTGCCTCGCGCATCCGCTACGTGACGGGCGCCGCCGGCAAGCTGTGGCGCCTGACCTCCGATGAATTCGTGCTGTCCCTGCGTTTCCGGCGCGGCGAATGCGAGCCGCTGGCCATTGCGGAGCAGATCCGCGAGACCCTGGAGGTGCCCGTCCCGGTCGCTGGCTCGCAGCTTTTTCTGTCCGGCACCATCGGCGTGGCCGTGCATCCCGACAACGCGCGCGACCCGGTCGAGCTGTTCCAGTGCTCGGAGTCGGCGATGTACCGCTCCAAGCGCAGCGGCCGCAATTCGGTGCTGGCCTCGTCGGCCTCGCACGCCGAGGAGCTGCGCGAGCGTCTCGCTTTGGGCAGCCGCTTGAAGAGCGCGATCGCCGCCAACGAGTTCGTTCTGTACTTCCAGCCGCAGGTCAACGGCAGCGACGGCCGCATCACCGGCATGGAAGCGCTGGTGCGCTGGCGCACCGCAGACCGCGGGCTGATCGAGCCAATGCGCTTCATCCAGGTGGCCGAAGAGCTCGGCAGCATCGTCGACCTTGGCCGCTGGGTGCTGCACGAGGCCTGCCGTCAGGGCCGGCGCTGGCTCGACCTGGGCCACACCGAGCTGCGCATCGGCGTCAACGTCAGCGCTCTGCAGCTGCATCGCATGAGCTTTGTCGACGAGGTGCGCGAGGCGCTGGAGCGGTCCGGCCTGCCTGCGCACATGTTGGAGCTGGAGACGACAGAGGCCGCGATCGTCGAGAACCTCGCCCGCTCGCTGGATGTGCTGTCCAGGCTGAAGGCTCTCGGCGTGCAGCTCGCGCTCGACGACTTCGGCCTGGGCTACAGCTGCCTGAGCCAGCTGAAGCGCTTCCCGGTGGATCGCCTGAAGATCGACCAGAGCTTCGTGCGCGATGTGGCGCTCGCCGGCAGCGAAGCCGCGATCGCCCGCGCGATCACCGCGATGGGCCACGAGCTGCACCTCAAGGTGATCGCCGAGGGCGTCGAGACCGAAGCGCAGTTCGGCTATCTGCTGCGCAACCACTGCGACGAGTTCCAGGGCTTCCTGTTCAGCCCGCCCTTGCCGGCCGACGAGGCCACGACGCTCCTGGCCAAGCGCTACGTGGCGCCGATGGTGATGAGCCTGGCGCGCCCCGAGCGCGGCCTGCTGCTGGTCGACGACGAAGAGAACGTGTTGCGCGCCCTGGTGCGTGTGCTGCGTCGCGACGGCTATGTGATCCACACCGCCACCAACGCCACTGAAGGCTTCGAGCTGCTGGCGAAGAACCGCGTGCAGGTGATCGTCTCCGACCAACGCATGCCCGGCATCAGCGGCACACAATTCCTGTCGCGAGTGAAGGAGATGTACCCCGACACCATGCGCATCGTGCTGTCGGGCTACACCGATCTGGCGACCTTGACCGACGCCATCAATCGCGGCGCGATCTACAAGTTCCTGACCAAGCCTTGGGACGACGAGGACCTGCGCGAGCAGGTGCGCGACGCCTATCGCCAGTACGACGAGCGCGCCGCGCGCGAGTCGGTCGGCTGA
- the flgL gene encoding flagellar hook-associated protein FlgL, whose translation MRISTNLQFTQSLNALLARQAESFKTQLQLSTGQKINTASQDPVGAGSIVQLDRARAELERFGANSNVLANRLNLAEVALTATGDRLLRVRELAVQGFNGTQNAESRSAIADELEQQLEALYALSNSDDGSGRYLFAGSQGSAIPFTPGPTGVIYAGDQVQRRVDVSPSLSVADVAPGSEIFLRVPTGNGTFAARPDAANAGTLILDSAGLSGSTPWVPDNYRITFDGAGGYSVQDGASTVIATGTYTAGQAIEFGGAQLRFSGVPAAGDSFTVQPSARQDMFATVQGVIDALRMPSTTPPERAAQRNAFFASLEDLGVAQDQIIDARSKVGAGLNTLDRTTEERASQVLSLSTTLSEIRDVNYAEAASRLSQQLLMLEAAQATFTKVQGNSLFNFIR comes from the coding sequence ATGCGCATCTCCACCAATCTGCAGTTCACCCAGAGCCTGAACGCGCTGCTGGCGCGGCAGGCGGAATCCTTCAAGACCCAGCTGCAGCTGTCGACCGGGCAGAAGATCAACACTGCCTCGCAGGACCCCGTCGGCGCTGGCTCGATCGTCCAGCTCGACCGCGCCCGCGCCGAGCTGGAGCGCTTTGGCGCGAACTCCAACGTCCTGGCGAATCGGCTCAACCTGGCCGAGGTCGCCCTCACCGCCACCGGCGATCGCCTGCTGCGCGTGCGCGAGCTGGCCGTGCAGGGCTTCAACGGCACCCAGAACGCTGAGTCGCGTTCCGCCATCGCCGACGAGCTGGAGCAGCAGCTGGAGGCCCTGTACGCGCTCTCCAACAGCGACGATGGCAGCGGCCGCTACCTGTTTGCGGGCAGCCAGGGCTCGGCGATTCCGTTCACCCCGGGCCCCACGGGCGTGATCTATGCGGGCGATCAGGTGCAGCGGCGCGTCGATGTCTCGCCCTCGCTGTCGGTGGCCGATGTGGCGCCGGGCAGCGAGATCTTCCTGCGCGTGCCGACCGGCAACGGCACCTTCGCGGCGCGGCCGGATGCGGCCAATGCCGGCACCCTGATCCTGGATTCGGCGGGCCTGTCGGGCAGCACGCCCTGGGTGCCCGACAACTACCGCATCACCTTCGATGGCGCAGGCGGCTACAGCGTTCAGGACGGCGCCTCGACCGTGATCGCCACCGGCACCTATACCGCCGGGCAGGCCATCGAGTTCGGCGGCGCGCAGCTGCGCTTCAGCGGTGTGCCGGCGGCGGGCGACAGCTTCACGGTGCAGCCCTCGGCCCGGCAGGACATGTTCGCCACGGTGCAGGGCGTGATCGACGCGCTGCGCATGCCCTCGACCACGCCGCCCGAGCGCGCCGCGCAGCGCAACGCCTTCTTCGCCAGCCTCGAAGATCTGGGCGTCGCCCAGGACCAGATCATCGACGCGCGCAGCAAGGTGGGCGCCGGCCTCAACACGCTCGACCGCACCACCGAAGAGCGCGCTTCGCAGGTGCTCAGTCTGTCGACCACGCTGTCGGAGATTCGCGACGTCAATTACGCCGAGGCCGCGAGTCGATTGAGCCAGCAGCTGCTGATGCTGGAGGCGGCCCAGGCCACCTTTACCAAGGTCCAGGGCAACTCGCTGTTCAACTTCATCCGCTGA